One region of Lampris incognitus isolate fLamInc1 chromosome 4, fLamInc1.hap2, whole genome shotgun sequence genomic DNA includes:
- the scamp2l gene encoding secretory carrier membrane protein 2, like: MSGFDCNPFVDPVDVNPFQDDSISQATSGYESVGEFNPFSESGMGKHTGSTIPISAASSQPAVLQTSVESTPQAAATAAKAELIKQQQELERKAAELEQKEEELRNRTTGRGLPNGVRENNWPPLPKFFPVNPCFYQDFEEEIPEEYRRICKRMYYLWMFHSATLFLNVLACLAYFTASSENGVDFGLSILWFILFTPVSFICWYRPVYKAFRSDSSFSFFFFFFVFFFQVAVYIIQCVGIPRWGNSGWITSISMIRSNLAVAVIMMVVAGFLTVNLVLAVILLKMVHSKYRRTGASFSKAQVEFSQGVLTNRTLQTATASAAVSAAQHTFQGN; the protein is encoded by the exons ATGTCTGGATTTGATTGCAACCCCTTTGTAGATCCCGTGGATGTGAATCCTTTTCAG GATGATTCGATCTCACAAGCCACCAGTGGGTATGAAAGCGTTGGTGAATTCAATCCATTTTCAGAAAGTGGAATG GGAAAACACACTGGCTCTACCATCCCCATTTCTGCTGCCTCATCGCAACCTGCTGTACTACAGACCTCAGTAGAGTCTACTCCACAA GCAGCTGCAACTGCTGCCAAGGCTGAACTGATCaaacagcagcaggaactggagaGGAAAGCAGCCGAGCTCGAGCAAAAGGAAGAAGAGCTGAGGAACAGGACCACAGGTAGAGGACTACCCAATGGAG ttcgagAAAATAATTGGCCCCCGCTCCCCAAGTTCTTCCCTGTGAACCCCTGCTTCTACCAGGACTTTGAGGAGGAAATCCCCGAGGAGTACCGCAGGATCTGCAAGAGAATGTACTACCTCTGGATGT TCCACAGTGCCACACTCTTCCTGAACGTGCTAGCCTGCCTGGCTTACTTCACAGCGAGCTCTGAAAACGGCGTAGACTTTGGCCTGTCTatcctctggttcatcctcttCACCCCTGTCTCTTTCATCTGCTGGTATAGGCCTGTCTACAAGGCCTTCAG gTCCGACAGCTCCTTcagctttttcttctttttttttgtttttttcttccaagTGGCTGTGTACATCATTCAGTGTGTGGGGATCCCCAGATGGGGTAACAG TGGATGGATCACTTCCATCTCCATGATTCGTTCCAACCTGGCGGTGGCTGTAATTATGATGGTTGTGGCAGGTTTTCTCACAGTTAATCTTGTCTTGGCCGTCATCCTCCTGAAAATG GTCCACTCTAAGTACAGGAGAACAGGGGCCAGCTTCAGCAAAGCCCAGGTGGAGTTTTCCCAGGGGGTCCTCACTAACCGAACCTTGCAGACAGCGACAGCCAGTGCAGCAGTTTCTGCCGCTCAGCACACTTTCCAGGGGAACTAG